A part of Pararoseomonas sp. SCSIO 73927 genomic DNA contains:
- the hxsC gene encoding His-Xaa-Ser system radical SAM maturase HxsC translates to MTPLALHGTGRSNGFAESSRRTLLRLRHPGDAPTHGADSALVQSAEQAVLASSQGFETSVAIDLEERGSGDNGRRLFLDGRFSHLSPGDILALDVPTGRVRVLWRAKSRHNAFLVTERCDHLCLMCSQPPRNVDDGWIIDEIRDCLPLIDPATQTVGFTGGETLLEADRFISLLGEVGRVLPRAGVHVLTNGRAFSRAEVVKAWAALRHPDLWAGIPIYSAVDTIHDHVVQSRGAFDETVLGVLRMKDAGQRVEIRVVLHALTAPRLAETCAWLARNLPFVDHVALMGMEDTGFALANHARLWMDPLDYGPALTDGVAVLTEAGIRTSIYNLPLCVLPQPVRPWAVRSISDWKNDRPEVCSPCTAAERCAGFFTTGKTKFSRGIQPIVSQVTSFVS, encoded by the coding sequence ATGACTCCGCTTGCGCTACATGGAACTGGTCGATCGAACGGCTTCGCCGAAAGCTCCCGTCGGACGCTGCTGCGCCTTCGCCACCCCGGCGATGCTCCCACCCATGGAGCCGATTCAGCTCTGGTTCAGTCAGCCGAGCAGGCGGTGCTCGCCTCGTCGCAAGGCTTCGAGACATCGGTCGCGATTGACCTCGAGGAACGCGGATCCGGTGATAACGGGCGTCGTCTCTTCCTCGATGGCCGTTTCTCGCATCTATCTCCGGGCGACATCCTCGCACTCGATGTTCCTACTGGCCGTGTGCGTGTCCTGTGGCGCGCCAAGTCGCGGCATAATGCCTTCCTTGTCACGGAGCGCTGCGATCACCTCTGCCTTATGTGCTCGCAACCGCCTCGGAACGTGGATGATGGCTGGATCATCGACGAGATCCGCGACTGCCTGCCCCTGATCGATCCGGCGACGCAGACGGTCGGCTTCACGGGAGGCGAGACCCTGCTGGAAGCTGACCGCTTCATCTCCCTCCTAGGTGAGGTCGGCCGCGTCCTGCCGCGAGCGGGCGTGCACGTGCTGACGAACGGGCGTGCCTTCTCCCGCGCGGAGGTGGTCAAGGCCTGGGCGGCTCTCCGGCACCCCGATCTGTGGGCGGGTATCCCAATCTACTCGGCAGTGGACACGATCCACGATCATGTCGTCCAGTCCCGGGGCGCCTTCGACGAGACGGTCCTGGGGGTGCTTCGGATGAAGGACGCAGGCCAGCGCGTCGAAATCCGGGTCGTGCTCCATGCCCTTACCGCGCCACGCCTCGCGGAGACATGCGCATGGCTCGCACGGAACCTTCCGTTCGTCGATCACGTCGCCCTCATGGGGATGGAGGACACTGGCTTCGCGCTCGCGAACCATGCACGGCTCTGGATGGATCCGCTCGACTACGGACCTGCACTGACGGACGGCGTCGCAGTCCTGACCGAGGCCGGGATCCGAACTTCCATCTACAACCTGCCGCTCTGCGTCCTTCCCCAGCCGGTCCGGCCCTGGGCTGTTCGCTCCATCTCCGATTGGAAGAACGATCGGCCGGAGGTTTGCTCTCCCTGCACCGCGGCCGAACGTTGTGCAGGCTTCTTCACAACGGGGAAGACCAAGTTCAGTCGAGGTATCCAGCCCATCGTCAGTCAGGTGACTTCTTTTGTTTCGTGA
- the hxsB gene encoding His-Xaa-Ser system radical SAM maturase HxsB yields the protein MARFQTIDAYAPGDGQLSLLPLRFERLSAGRVVVANAVGDLLVLSQAELDRLVALALRPGDGLYERATERLLVAREGAKAPLQLLALRLRSRMAFLRDATALHILVVTLRCEHSCPYCQVSRRNTGAERYDMSEETALLALEVAMDSPSKAIKVEFQGGEPLLNFPLIRFAVEAAERMATVRGKVVEFVIATNLALLDDEILTFCRDHHIHLSTSLDGPADLHNRNRPRPGGNSHALAVAGIQRVQEVLGRDRVGALMTTTDASLDRVEEIIDEYVGLGLDGVFLRPLSPYGFAMKTRWYDGYDSDRWLAFYERGLRHILDLNHRGIRFPEFYASLLLQRILTDQPIGYVDLRSPAGIGIGALVYNYDGKVFASDEGRMLAEMGDRTFELGKLGETDYASLVTSERLIDLVGGTLSQTSPECATCAYEAHCGADPVYHHATQGDAVGIKPLSGFCARQKGILRLLLEILDRGGKDAAVLRSWVSR from the coding sequence GTGGCGCGCTTCCAGACCATTGATGCCTATGCCCCCGGCGATGGGCAACTCTCACTACTCCCGCTACGCTTCGAGAGGCTTTCCGCGGGACGGGTGGTCGTCGCCAATGCTGTCGGCGATCTCCTCGTCCTGAGCCAAGCGGAACTGGACCGTCTTGTCGCCCTGGCTCTGCGTCCCGGCGACGGCCTATACGAGCGCGCTACCGAGCGCCTCCTGGTTGCCCGCGAGGGGGCCAAGGCGCCACTGCAGCTCCTCGCACTTCGCCTTCGGAGCCGGATGGCGTTCCTAAGGGATGCGACGGCCCTCCACATCCTCGTGGTCACGCTCCGGTGCGAGCACTCCTGCCCCTATTGTCAGGTCTCCCGCCGGAACACGGGAGCCGAGCGCTACGACATGAGCGAGGAGACCGCTCTCCTCGCCCTTGAGGTCGCGATGGACTCCCCGTCGAAGGCGATCAAGGTGGAGTTCCAGGGTGGCGAGCCGCTTCTGAACTTCCCCTTGATCCGCTTCGCGGTAGAGGCCGCGGAGAGAATGGCAACGGTTCGGGGCAAGGTCGTCGAGTTCGTCATCGCGACCAATCTTGCTCTGCTCGACGATGAGATCCTGACTTTCTGCCGCGACCACCACATCCATCTCTCGACCTCCCTCGACGGTCCGGCCGATCTGCATAACCGCAATCGCCCCCGGCCTGGCGGGAACAGCCATGCACTTGCTGTCGCCGGTATCCAGAGAGTCCAGGAGGTTCTAGGACGCGATCGCGTCGGTGCCCTCATGACGACTACGGATGCATCCCTCGACCGGGTCGAGGAGATCATCGACGAATATGTCGGTCTCGGACTCGACGGGGTCTTCCTGCGCCCCCTATCTCCTTACGGCTTCGCGATGAAGACCCGGTGGTACGATGGGTACGACAGTGACCGTTGGCTTGCGTTCTACGAGCGCGGCCTCCGTCACATCCTCGACCTCAACCATCGGGGTATCCGCTTCCCCGAGTTCTACGCTTCCCTCCTCCTGCAGCGCATCCTGACCGATCAGCCGATCGGTTACGTGGACCTGCGTAGTCCGGCTGGCATCGGCATCGGCGCCCTTGTCTACAACTACGACGGCAAGGTCTTCGCGTCCGACGAGGGGCGCATGCTGGCCGAGATGGGAGACCGCACCTTTGAACTGGGGAAGCTGGGTGAAACCGACTACGCCTCCCTCGTGACCTCGGAGCGGTTGATCGACCTTGTCGGCGGTACCCTCTCCCAGACCTCGCCCGAGTGTGCCACCTGCGCCTATGAAGCCCATTGCGGCGCGGACCCCGTCTACCATCACGCAACCCAGGGCGACGCGGTCGGAATCAAGCCGCTATCGGGCTTCTGCGCCCGGCAGAAAGGCATCCTCCGTCTCCTCCTCGAGATCTTGGATCGCGGCGGGAAGGACGCCGCTGTCCTTCGGAGCTGGGTGTCCCGATGA
- the hxsA2 gene encoding His-Xaa-Ser repeat protein HxsA2, which yields MKKHIPLLSLAAAIAALPTTSDAARTPDVAPESNESHRSGVSRIIPNQIVVSGDDLLGFLVTRAEDGTVVAQHSSHVSHSSHSSHRSHYSSR from the coding sequence GTGAAGAAGCACATCCCTCTTCTGTCCCTTGCGGCCGCGATTGCCGCATTGCCGACGACCTCTGATGCGGCCCGTACGCCGGATGTCGCGCCTGAGAGCAACGAGAGTCACCGCTCTGGCGTGTCCCGCATCATCCCGAACCAGATTGTGGTGTCCGGAGACGATCTCCTGGGCTTCCTTGTGACGCGCGCCGAGGACGGTACGGTTGTCGCCCAGCATTCATCGCACGTCTCCCACAGCTCCCACTCGTCGCATCGTTCCCACTACTCCAGCCGGTAG
- a CDS encoding class I SAM-dependent methyltransferase, with translation MSLPCIGWYDANAARLAAAYEAVPPTVTRDWLADLLPRPPALVIDVGAGTGRDAGAFAEAGYEVIAIEPSSGMRAEAEQRHTSPRIRWLADSLPGLTIASRAGLAADVVSLSAVWQHVAPADRPRAFRKIVGLLRSGGLLAMTLRHGPDDGRGGYPVTLAEVEALARGHGMQVVRAVASPDLQGRPNISWTAVVLRLPDDGTGALPLLRHLILQDAKSATYKLGLLRALCRAADGSAGLAVEDGDDHVRLPLGLVALSWLRLYLPLAKAELPQAPGNRRGAEGLGFAGPGWQALQAGALSPLDLRVGAVLGEAAAHALHGALREAADHIVRMPAHYLTYPGGARILETTRTRADRPSGGLLVDGALLARFGTMRVPRHLWMAMQRFAVWVEPALVSEWMRLMQGYAAAQGRTVEVGAMAAAMTWSDPARDVAIPRTRALALMEGGAAIHCVWSGKRLAPETLDVDHCLPWSAWPCSDLWNLMPAHRRVNQHSKRERLPSAEALQRAGSAIMDWWSAAYLQREDGILPVRFASEARASLPGLESSEPAAVREVQAAMGLQRTRLRQNQGIPEWHWRP, from the coding sequence ATGAGCCTCCCGTGCATCGGATGGTACGATGCCAACGCCGCCCGGCTGGCGGCCGCGTATGAGGCGGTGCCTCCGACCGTCACCCGGGACTGGCTGGCCGACCTGCTTCCCAGGCCACCCGCCCTGGTCATCGACGTCGGTGCAGGAACCGGACGGGACGCCGGGGCCTTCGCCGAGGCGGGATACGAGGTTATCGCCATAGAGCCGTCATCCGGTATGCGGGCAGAGGCCGAGCAGCGGCACACGTCTCCCAGGATCCGCTGGCTGGCCGACAGCCTCCCAGGCCTGACGATAGCTTCCCGTGCTGGCCTCGCCGCCGACGTCGTATCCCTCAGCGCGGTCTGGCAGCACGTCGCCCCGGCGGACCGACCGCGGGCCTTCCGGAAGATCGTCGGTCTCCTGCGGTCCGGCGGGCTGCTGGCCATGACGCTTCGCCATGGCCCCGACGATGGTCGGGGTGGATATCCCGTGACCCTGGCCGAGGTGGAAGCCCTGGCCCGGGGCCACGGCATGCAGGTCGTCCGGGCCGTGGCGTCCCCCGACCTCCAAGGGCGCCCGAACATCTCCTGGACGGCCGTGGTGCTCCGCCTGCCGGACGATGGGACGGGCGCCCTGCCGCTCCTCCGGCACCTCATTCTCCAGGACGCCAAGAGCGCGACCTACAAGCTCGGCCTCCTGCGCGCCCTGTGCCGGGCGGCAGACGGCTCGGCCGGGCTGGCGGTGGAGGACGGCGACGACCACGTCCGCCTCCCGCTGGGACTGGTCGCCCTGAGCTGGCTGCGGCTCTACCTGCCGCTGGCCAAAGCCGAGCTGCCCCAGGCCCCTGGCAACCGCCGCGGTGCGGAGGGCCTGGGCTTCGCAGGGCCGGGCTGGCAGGCGCTGCAGGCGGGCGCCCTCTCCCCCCTGGACCTGAGGGTGGGCGCCGTCCTCGGGGAGGCTGCCGCCCACGCACTCCACGGCGCTCTGCGCGAGGCCGCGGACCACATCGTCCGCATGCCTGCTCACTACCTGACCTACCCTGGCGGCGCCCGCATCCTCGAGACTACGCGCACCCGGGCGGACAGGCCTTCCGGAGGGCTGCTGGTCGACGGCGCCCTCCTCGCCCGCTTCGGCACGATGCGGGTGCCGCGCCACCTGTGGATGGCGATGCAGCGCTTTGCGGTCTGGGTGGAACCGGCGCTCGTCAGCGAATGGATGCGCCTCATGCAGGGGTACGCCGCCGCCCAGGGCAGGACGGTGGAGGTCGGTGCTATGGCGGCGGCAATGACCTGGTCCGATCCCGCCCGCGACGTCGCCATACCAAGGACGAGGGCGCTGGCGCTGATGGAGGGTGGGGCCGCCATCCACTGCGTCTGGAGCGGAAAGCGACTGGCGCCAGAGACCCTGGACGTGGATCACTGCCTCCCATGGTCGGCTTGGCCGTGCAGCGATCTCTGGAACCTGATGCCCGCCCACCGACGGGTGAACCAGCATAGCAAGCGTGAACGGCTGCCTTCTGCTGAGGCCCTGCAGCGAGCTGGATCGGCGATCATGGACTGGTGGTCCGCGGCCTACCTCCAGCGCGAGGATGGCATTCTGCCCGTGCGTTTCGCCTCCGAGGCCCGGGCCAGCCTACCTGGACTGGAAAGCTCTGAACCAGCGGCGGTCCGCGAAGTGCAAGCCGCCATGGGACTGCAGCGAACGCGTCTGCGCCAGAATCAGGGGATCCCGGAGTGGCATTGGCGGCCGTAG
- a CDS encoding AAA family ATPase: MKLVAFRVMNYRNIDDSGWIDLDRVTALVGRNESGKTTLLRALHKFNPATSDPYDAQREFPRDRYTTEYGRRSGWAVCQTRFKIEGEIVDTLSGILPDGSAVPQFAEATRFYDGSLAVGFQPPLASAEVSPGPLLEALVPLEKSTRRLKAATPDGATATSEAKTALLAWTTGAREVLNGVGNMRGEAGTKLLQRLRTELDALSDANTADLIEAFLEVLDHHTAEAKKPDPAAAARGAIRDALPVFIYFENYGVLDSAVWLTRFLEDAQADPSNPRIRTIKAMFSHVGLTAEDMQELGTDRLRVPRQGGSPTQEMLASEQRRKEERSIKLSSASSAITRLFGEWWSQRRHRIRYDADGDFFRIWVADNRRPDVEIELESRSKGFQWFFSFYLVFLVESEEGHKDAVLLLDEPGLNLHPTAQQELLAFFEKLSKDNQILYSTHSPFLVDGDNLQRVRPVVEGDDGHSRISPPGMWPKDRETIFPLQAAAGYAMVRGLLSMHRNVLVEGMTDFYLLHAISHRCRDLGLAHLPEDVHVVPCGGVPMVGKIASLFLGEGSRPVILLDGDQAGRGTRTNLQKDLYKGNESAVLLLDDVLGGEGNEVEDILGDTLYVAAVNEALGLALHVPPVDAGAAGSVIKRTMAAASAAGMDLPEGWKVTTSLYLVRSWAEGKAECPAEVARRGSTLFQALLERSAKPN, from the coding sequence ATGAAGCTGGTCGCGTTCAGGGTCATGAACTACCGCAACATCGACGATAGCGGCTGGATCGATCTGGATCGGGTGACGGCCCTCGTTGGAAGGAACGAATCCGGGAAGACCACACTTCTCAGGGCACTGCACAAGTTCAATCCGGCAACCTCGGACCCCTACGACGCCCAGCGCGAGTTCCCCCGGGACCGCTACACGACGGAGTACGGTAGGCGGTCCGGCTGGGCTGTATGCCAGACCCGCTTCAAGATTGAAGGCGAGATTGTAGACACCCTGTCCGGTATCCTGCCGGATGGATCCGCCGTCCCGCAGTTCGCCGAGGCCACGCGTTTCTATGACGGAAGCCTGGCGGTAGGCTTCCAGCCACCGCTTGCCTCCGCCGAGGTCTCGCCTGGCCCGCTTCTGGAGGCCCTCGTCCCTCTAGAGAAATCGACCCGGCGGCTAAAGGCGGCCACACCCGACGGAGCAACGGCTACATCGGAAGCGAAGACCGCCCTCCTCGCCTGGACTACAGGCGCCCGCGAGGTCCTCAACGGCGTCGGGAATATGCGCGGGGAGGCAGGGACCAAGCTGCTGCAGCGACTCCGGACGGAACTGGACGCCCTGTCCGACGCGAACACCGCGGATCTCATCGAGGCCTTCCTTGAGGTGCTCGACCACCACACCGCCGAGGCGAAAAAGCCGGATCCTGCTGCCGCGGCGAGGGGGGCGATCCGGGATGCCCTGCCCGTATTCATCTACTTCGAGAACTACGGTGTCCTGGACAGTGCCGTCTGGCTGACCCGCTTCCTGGAGGATGCCCAAGCCGATCCATCGAATCCCAGGATCCGAACCATCAAGGCCATGTTCAGCCATGTCGGGTTGACCGCCGAGGATATGCAGGAACTCGGGACCGACCGCCTTAGGGTGCCGAGACAGGGTGGGTCGCCTACGCAGGAGATGTTGGCGTCCGAGCAGCGGCGAAAGGAGGAGCGTTCCATCAAGCTCAGCTCCGCCTCGTCGGCGATCACCAGGCTCTTCGGCGAGTGGTGGTCACAGCGGCGTCACCGGATCCGATACGATGCGGACGGTGACTTCTTCCGGATCTGGGTCGCGGACAATCGGCGCCCAGACGTGGAGATCGAGCTGGAATCTCGGAGCAAGGGCTTCCAGTGGTTCTTCTCCTTCTATCTCGTGTTCCTCGTGGAGTCCGAGGAAGGCCACAAGGATGCGGTACTCCTTCTCGACGAGCCTGGCCTGAACTTACATCCGACGGCCCAGCAGGAACTGCTCGCGTTCTTCGAGAAGCTCTCGAAGGACAACCAGATCCTGTACAGCACGCACTCCCCTTTTCTCGTGGATGGCGACAACCTTCAGCGGGTCCGCCCGGTCGTGGAAGGTGACGATGGTCATTCCCGCATCTCCCCACCGGGGATGTGGCCCAAGGATAGGGAGACCATCTTCCCGCTGCAGGCGGCGGCTGGCTACGCCATGGTGCGCGGCCTCCTCTCGATGCATCGCAACGTTCTGGTCGAGGGGATGACCGACTTCTACCTTCTCCATGCAATCAGCCACCGCTGCCGTGACCTGGGTCTCGCCCATCTACCCGAGGACGTCCACGTCGTGCCGTGTGGCGGCGTGCCGATGGTGGGAAAGATCGCTTCCCTGTTCCTCGGAGAGGGAAGCCGCCCTGTGATCCTGCTCGATGGCGACCAGGCTGGGCGGGGTACCCGGACCAACCTGCAGAAGGACCTCTACAAGGGGAATGAATCGGCGGTGCTGCTGCTGGACGACGTGCTGGGCGGAGAAGGCAACGAGGTCGAGGATATCCTCGGGGACACCCTGTATGTCGCTGCAGTGAATGAGGCGCTCGGCCTGGCGCTTCATGTCCCGCCGGTGGACGCGGGCGCTGCTGGAAGCGTCATCAAGCGCACAATGGCGGCTGCCAGCGCAGCGGGGATGGACCTCCCGGAGGGCTGGAAGGTGACCACATCGCTGTACTTGGTGCGGTCCTGGGCCGAGGGAAAGGCGGAATGCCCGGCGGAGGTCGCGAGACGGGGCAGCACTCTCTTCCAAGCTCTGCTGGAGCGTTCAGCGAAGCCGAACTGA
- a CDS encoding KTSC domain-containing protein encodes MQEVGRRCRPAAARQPSRIEYDAATRRLDVWFTSGGGAYSHDGVPEAIYRAFLAAALKGSYYGDHVKPHYGSR; translated from the coding sequence GTGCAGGAGGTCGGAAGACGTTGTCGCCCCGCTGCAGCGCGCCAGCCCAGCCGGATCGAATACGACGCCGCAACTCGTCGCCTGGACGTCTGGTTCACCTCCGGCGGCGGCGCCTACTCCCACGATGGGGTCCCCGAGGCGATCTACCGGGCCTTCCTCGCCGCAGCCTTAAAGGGTTCCTACTACGGCGATCACGTTAAGCCGCACTACGGGTCGCGGTGA
- a CDS encoding C39 family peptidase, with translation MSADGLVLPVPFIRQPDTQLCWATCCSMVLRANGKRIDPCAIAAQVFGEAGCPNEPALPEDGYYPYDVPFEGPLEGYFGMDTIVDEITVWRRPVEVYIQYDDPAPGGAPAHVVLIIGVYQGDAVLVHDPLSDRPLWCTHEELVQGFGLGPWTHTYHRIGGALGHAPLTS, from the coding sequence GTGAGCGCTGACGGGCTGGTGCTCCCGGTACCGTTCATCAGGCAGCCTGACACACAGCTCTGCTGGGCGACTTGTTGCTCAATGGTACTCCGGGCGAACGGGAAGCGGATCGACCCATGCGCGATCGCGGCGCAGGTCTTCGGCGAAGCGGGCTGCCCGAACGAACCGGCCCTCCCCGAAGATGGGTACTATCCCTATGATGTACCTTTCGAGGGACCCCTCGAAGGGTACTTCGGAATGGACACCATTGTGGACGAGATCACAGTGTGGAGACGTCCGGTCGAGGTGTACATACAGTACGACGATCCAGCGCCCGGAGGTGCTCCCGCACACGTCGTACTCATCATCGGGGTCTATCAGGGCGATGCCGTCCTAGTCCACGATCCGCTGAGCGACCGTCCTCTGTGGTGCACTCATGAGGAGCTTGTGCAGGGATTTGGGCTGGGACCGTGGACACACACGTATCATCGGATCGGAGGCGCCCTTGGTCACGCTCCGCTCACTTCCTGA
- a CDS encoding DUF4011 domain-containing protein: MADGPVSVFQGDLPIAAKLEKARAELLDLSARNRLLNVPRFSASAKTVDVVDERSSEVFRLLVRESKACTFLPGRETAQEKADAKAVDEAFLAELPQPADDEGGDEKGVASRHSDTKLQTRMTSKGLQKRLFDLYGDALTLEEEQGVNVLYLALGMLKWIDPQNRENVRHAPLVLVPVRLERGTAGERFRVRARPEDLSANLSLEAYLDRVHALKLPELEADDEFEPTAYFKAVARAVETKDGWEVKPDDIVLGFFSFAKFLMYRDLDPANWPQGETIADRPLIRSLLADGFDGRDELLHEDTPIDRYIAPVDMLHIVDCDSSQTLAVHDVRQGRNLVIQGPPGTGKSVPHKTS; encoded by the coding sequence ATGGCGGACGGGCCGGTTTCGGTGTTTCAGGGCGACCTTCCGATCGCCGCCAAGCTCGAGAAGGCACGGGCCGAGCTACTGGACCTGTCGGCCCGCAACCGCCTCCTCAACGTTCCGCGGTTCTCCGCATCGGCCAAGACAGTCGACGTGGTCGACGAGCGGTCCTCCGAGGTCTTCCGGCTCCTGGTCCGCGAGAGCAAGGCCTGCACCTTCCTGCCCGGGCGGGAGACGGCACAGGAGAAGGCGGACGCCAAGGCGGTCGACGAAGCCTTCCTGGCCGAGCTGCCCCAGCCCGCAGATGACGAGGGGGGCGACGAGAAGGGTGTCGCGAGCCGCCATTCCGACACCAAGCTGCAGACGCGGATGACCTCGAAGGGCCTGCAGAAGCGCCTTTTCGACCTCTACGGGGATGCCCTCACTCTGGAGGAGGAGCAGGGCGTCAATGTCCTCTACCTGGCCTTGGGGATGCTCAAGTGGATCGATCCCCAGAACAGGGAAAACGTCCGGCACGCGCCGCTCGTCCTCGTGCCGGTCAGGCTGGAACGCGGCACGGCCGGAGAGCGCTTCCGCGTCCGCGCCAGGCCCGAGGATCTGTCGGCCAACCTCTCCCTAGAGGCCTATCTGGACCGGGTGCACGCCCTGAAGCTCCCGGAACTCGAGGCGGACGACGAGTTCGAGCCGACTGCCTACTTCAAGGCCGTGGCACGGGCCGTCGAGACGAAGGACGGCTGGGAGGTCAAGCCGGACGACATCGTCCTCGGCTTCTTCTCCTTCGCCAAGTTCCTCATGTACCGAGACCTCGATCCGGCGAACTGGCCCCAGGGCGAGACCATCGCCGATCGCCCACTGATCCGATCCCTCCTGGCCGACGGGTTCGACGGCCGGGACGAGCTGCTTCACGAGGACACCCCGATCGACCGGTACATCGCCCCGGTCGACATGCTGCACATCGTGGACTGCGACAGCTCCCAGACGCTGGCGGTCCACGACGTACGGCAGGGGCGTAACCTCGTCATCCAGGGCCCGCCCGGGACCGGCAAGTCTGTACCCCACAAAACAAGTTAA